The genomic window ACCTATTCCTAGGAGTATTTTACACGAAAAAAGCTTGTCCTTTTAAAGCATGTAAATGAAGATTCGACATAAACTTGTGATCCTTTTGGCCGTATTGCTGGTTATCTTGGACAGCGTGCTCGTATTTTTTGTCTACAACCGCACCCGCCGGGAATTTATTAAAGAAGTCCGTGAAAAGGCAAAATTAATTGCCATGGAGCTAGAAACCACCAGGAATTATCTTGCATCTGCCTTGCAAGTTTCCAAAATTGGTATCACGGAACAGACAAAGTTTTTTATTCCTGCCGTTTCCGGTCATGCTATCGGGGTAAAATTTGCTGAAGAGACGGGTTATATTATCAAGCAAACCAGCAGAAAATATAGAAATTTGTTTAATAAGCCAGATCTCTTCGAAGAGGATGTATTGCGAAAGATGGAGGAAGACCCCGGGCTCTTTGAATATTGGTCTGACGACGTTGTTAATGGGAAAAGAGTTGAGCGGTACCTGTACGCTTTATATGTAAAAGAGGATTGTCTGCTGTGCCACGGCTCTAAGGAGAAGGCGCCGGAACTCATTCAAAAGAATTATGATGTCGGCTACGATTATAAGATCGGAGAATTACGGGGGGCCATTAGCGTTGTCATCCCAAATGAAATTGCCGAACGAAAATTTGCAGCAAACGTTATCTTCTTTACCACCGCCAGTTCTGTCAGCATTGTGATGATCATTATTATCATTTTTCTCACCACGAGAAAGTTTATGCGGCCGATTGAGCGGTTAACAGCAGCAGTGGCCGCTATTACCAAGACGGGTGATCTGACAACGAAGGTGGATGTCTTGTCCAAAGATGAGGTGGGGCAGCTTGGCAGGGCATTTAATGATATGTCTGTCAAATTGCAATCTACGTATGCGACCCTGGAACAACGCATTGCCGAGAAGACTACTCATCTGCAACAGGCAATTTTAGCCTTAGAACGGGCGAACAGGATGAAATCTGAATTTCTGGCTAATATGTCCCACGAACTCCGCACACCGCTCAACGCAATCATCGGCTTCGCAGAGGTGTTACGGGACAAAATCGCCGGCGACCTGAATGAAGAGCAGGCGGACTTCGTGAACGATATCCACAGCAGCGGTTCTCATCTCCTCCAGATGATTAACGACATCCTGGATTTGTCTAAGATTGAGGCAGGCAAAATGGAACTTCAATACGGAGTTTTTCCTGTCTCAGAGGCCATTGAGGAAGTATATACCATAATAAAAGGCCTTGCCAGCAAAAAACATCTGGAATTAAAGACCGTCATACTGACAGATGTGAAAAGCATCGAGGCAGATCGCGTTAAATTTAAACAAGTCTTATATAATCTGCTGTCGAACGCCATAAAATTTACCCCGGAAAACGGAAAAATTGTTTTAGAAGCCGGCGTTATGGAGGAGATGCTGCAGCTATCGGTATCTGACACGGGCATTGGGATGAAGTCGGAGGATCAGCAAAAAGTATTTAAGGAATTCTGGCAGGCAGACAGCTCTTTTGCGAGAAAATATGAAGGTACAGGGCTAGGGCTCGCCCTGACGAAGAGAATTATTGAGATGCACGGGGGGAAAATCTGGTTTGAAAGTGAATACGGGAAAGGAAGCGTCTTTTATTTTACATTACCCATCAAAGCCTCGGCAAAAAAACCCGAACCGAAAGAGGCCAAGACTAAACCGCGCCCGACAATACCCGTGGGAGAAAAGGATGCAAAGACCGTTCTGGTTGTGGAAGATGATCGCATGGCCGCCGACCTTCTTACCCTGTATTTGACAAATGGAGGATATCGCGTTATTATCGCGACAGACGGGGAAGAGGCTATCAAAAAGGCAAAGGAATATCAGCCATTTTTGATTACATTGGATATTATGCTGCCCAAAAAAGACGGATGGGATGTTCTTTCTGAACTCAAAAATTCCCAAGACATTGCCAATATACCCGTCATTATTATATCAATGGTGGATAACAAAGATCTCGGCTTTAGCCTTGGCGCAGTGGAATATTTAATGAAGCCCATCGACCGGTTAAAACTGATTGAGACGGTAAACAGCTGTATCCCTGCTAAGAAGGACAAAGGCAAACCAATGAAAATATTGGTTGTCGATGATGACGAAAAGGCCGTTAAGTACATGAGCTCCGTTCTTGAAAGCGCAGGTTTTGATGTACTAAGGGCGTACAGTGGTGAAGCGGGGATCAATCTGGCTATAAACAGTAGTCCTGATCTTATGATACTAGACCTTATGATGCCGGAAGTCAGCGGCTTTGATGTTGTTGAAAAGCTGAGGGTACATCCTACAGCGAAGGGAATTCCTATTATTATCTGCTCTGCAAAGGACATTACCCCGGAAGACAAAAAGATATTAAACGGCCATATTTTGGCCATTGTCCAGAAGAGCAGCCACACAAAAGAAGACCTTCTTGCTATGATTAGAAAGACAGAACAGTTACAGGTGAAAAAGGCCGATACGCAATAAATCACTAGCGGTGTTGCAGGCAAAAAGGCAGCATCTCATAAATAAACCGGTTGTGAGAATGCAACACATTCTCCAAAGGTAAAATCCGAGCTTCAAAACCCCAACCTATTTTGATGAAGGAAAAAAGTATGCCGGACAAAAATGTAATGGTAGTTGAAGATAATGAGAAAAACAGAAAACTCATGCGCGTTGTGCTTAAGTCAAAGGGGTATAATGTGATTGAGGCAACTACCGGAGAGGAGGCATTAAACCTATTAAAGAACCAAAAACCCAATATTATCATGATGGACATCCAACTCCCCGGCATAGATGGTCTTACCCTGATAAAGCAGATCAAGGCAGATGCCATGACAAAAGAAATTCCCATCATCGCAGTTACTGCTTATGCCATGAAGGGAGATGAACAAAAGATACTGGATACGGGCTGTGAAGCATACATGAGCAAGCCAATTAATACCCAGGAATTACCGATTATTATTGAAAAATATATAAAAAAAGAGTGATCATTTACCGCACGGGCTGCACGAACGCACGGAAGGGCAAAAGCGAAAAAAACGGGGAAAATATGAGTAAACCGAAAATATTAATAGCGGATGATATCAAACAAAACGTAAAACTCCTTCGAGTAATTCTGGCAGCCTCTGAATACGATGTCGTTGAGGCGTATGATGGTGAGGAAGCATTAGCGAAAGCAAAGGGCGAGCATCCTGATCTGATTTTATTGGATGTCATGATGCCAAAGATGACAGGCTATGAGGTATGCCAGAAACTGCGTGCAGATGAGATAACTAAGAATATCCCGATTGTCATGATCACCGCCTTGCATGAAATGGACGACCGGATCAAGGGGATTGAAGCGGGAGCTGATGACTTTATTAGCAAGCCTTTTAATAAGGCAGAGCTGCTTGCCAGAATAAAATCACTATTACGCATGCGGCCGGGAAAAGAGAAGCCGGGGGAAAAAGACGAAACGGCTGTTTTGGAATCAATCTTGTCCAACCTGAAAGAAGGTATCATCGTAACCGACGGGCAATGGAAGATCAGGAATATAAATCAAACGGCATATGAGCTTTTGCATATTCAGGAAACGGACATTAAAAATGCAGATATCTTGCCACACTTATCGCGTATGAAGTTGTCTTTACCGATGGAAGTAATTACCAATACCCAGG from Candidatus Brocadia sp. includes these protein-coding regions:
- a CDS encoding response regulator — translated: MKIRHKLVILLAVLLVILDSVLVFFVYNRTRREFIKEVREKAKLIAMELETTRNYLASALQVSKIGITEQTKFFIPAVSGHAIGVKFAEETGYIIKQTSRKYRNLFNKPDLFEEDVLRKMEEDPGLFEYWSDDVVNGKRVERYLYALYVKEDCLLCHGSKEKAPELIQKNYDVGYDYKIGELRGAISVVIPNEIAERKFAANVIFFTTASSVSIVMIIIIIFLTTRKFMRPIERLTAAVAAITKTGDLTTKVDVLSKDEVGQLGRAFNDMSVKLQSTYATLEQRIAEKTTHLQQAILALERANRMKSEFLANMSHELRTPLNAIIGFAEVLRDKIAGDLNEEQADFVNDIHSSGSHLLQMINDILDLSKIEAGKMELQYGVFPVSEAIEEVYTIIKGLASKKHLELKTVILTDVKSIEADRVKFKQVLYNLLSNAIKFTPENGKIVLEAGVMEEMLQLSVSDTGIGMKSEDQQKVFKEFWQADSSFARKYEGTGLGLALTKRIIEMHGGKIWFESEYGKGSVFYFTLPIKASAKKPEPKEAKTKPRPTIPVGEKDAKTVLVVEDDRMAADLLTLYLTNGGYRVIIATDGEEAIKKAKEYQPFLITLDIMLPKKDGWDVLSELKNSQDIANIPVIIISMVDNKDLGFSLGAVEYLMKPIDRLKLIETVNSCIPAKKDKGKPMKILVVDDDEKAVKYMSSVLESAGFDVLRAYSGEAGINLAINSSPDLMILDLMMPEVSGFDVVEKLRVHPTAKGIPIIICSAKDITPEDKKILNGHILAIVQKSSHTKEDLLAMIRKTEQLQVKKADTQ
- a CDS encoding response regulator codes for the protein MPDKNVMVVEDNEKNRKLMRVVLKSKGYNVIEATTGEEALNLLKNQKPNIIMMDIQLPGIDGLTLIKQIKADAMTKEIPIIAVTAYAMKGDEQKILDTGCEAYMSKPINTQELPIIIEKYIKKE
- a CDS encoding response regulator, with the protein product MSKPKILIADDIKQNVKLLRVILAASEYDVVEAYDGEEALAKAKGEHPDLILLDVMMPKMTGYEVCQKLRADEITKNIPIVMITALHEMDDRIKGIEAGADDFISKPFNKAELLARIKSLLRMRPGKEKPGEKDETAVLESILSNLKEGIIVTDGQWKIRNINQTAYELLHIQETDIKNADILPHLSRMKLSLPMEVITNTQEKTTDFQIADSNAEGPVNVNARMTKIFDAQGNVAGITFNLRK